One Dreissena polymorpha isolate Duluth1 chromosome 9, UMN_Dpol_1.0, whole genome shotgun sequence genomic window carries:
- the LOC127843705 gene encoding uncharacterized protein LOC127843705 isoform X6, translated as MDELTPCVWEALRGLNIKSLTLSSRKWGELHAESLTQSQSSLKRLETLGIGVTEDSPGLWKALHGLNIKSLRLDGWKGEGLRINHSQSLSQSLSSLMRLQKLDIHVAEDSTGLWEAFYGLNINKLRVFCKGRVKYKESLSHLLPSLTRLETLSIGADEACPGLWEALQGLSVKSLTIKGENKGFELNHTELLSQSLSSLTQLETLDISVEEQSTGLWEAIHTLNIKTLSLSLDWIQWTDLRTESLSKSLSSLTRLETLNVSVYADSSLPWKALHGLNIKSLSLRLSLSEYRKCKDLQAESLYQSLASLTQLETLSITLHPKRRGLWRGIHGLNIKRLSLKSKEWGGLHKELISLSLSSLTQLDTLCIEMPCDNPGLWEAVHGLNIKSLSLSGLWKRTGIDVKHTVSMAKTLASLIHLETLSIDVEHESPGLWEAFHGQNIKSLSLSGVRKSSGIDVKHAETFSQSLSSLTQLETLALHVHTYIALQVPQSLKYLNIYSDTMLPSKVRELVDSLAIYTHSIGIKLEFGCASSIDPPERIPVQEYIPFQQELAARKNVAVKRFRIYEWPDSAGYAMSVRDIGDVDDAACDILEDDVYKKFAKYIDRYIINRISILIEISPGSIS; from the coding sequence ATGGATGAATTGACTCCTTGTGTGTGGgaggctctccgtggtctgaatatcaagagtctgactcTGAGCAGTAGGAAGTGGGGAGAGTTGCATGCAGAGTCGTTGACTCAGTCGCAATCATCACTCAAGAGGCTGGAAACACTTGGAATTGGTGTGACTGAAGACAGTCCTGGTCtgtggaaggctctccatggtctgaatatcaagagtttgAGACTGGATGGTTGGAAGGGGGAAGGATTGAGGATAAATCATTCACAGTCGTTGTCTCAGTCGCTATCATCGCTCATGAGGCTGCAAAAACTTGATATTCATGTGGCTGAAGATAGTACTGGTCTTTGGGAGGCTTTCTATGGCCTTAATATCAATAAGCTGCGTGTGTTTTGTAAGGGTAGAGTAAAGTATAAAGAGTCGTTGTCTCATTTGCTACCATCGCTTACACGGCTGGAAACACTTAGTATTGGTGCGGATGAAGCCTGTCCTGGTTTGTGGGAGGCTCTCCAAGGTTTGAGTGTCAAGAGTCTGACTATTAAAGGTGAGAACAAAGGTTTCGAATTAAATCATACAGAGTTGTTGTCTCAGTCACTATCATCACTCACACAGCTTGAAACACTCGATATTAGCGTAGAGGAACAGAGTACTGGTCTGTGGGAGGCTATCCATACTTTGAATATCAAGACTCTGAGTCTGAGTCTTGATTGGATTCAGTGGACCGATTTGCGTACAGAGTCGTTGTCTAAATCACTTTCATCTCTCACACGTCTAGAAACTCTTAATGTTAGTGTGTATGCAGACAGTAGTTTACCTtggaaggctctccatggtctgaatatcaagagtctaaGTCTGAGACTGAGTCTGAGTGAGTATCGTAAATGTAAAGATTTGCAAGCAGAGTCGTTGTATCAGTCATTAGCATCGCTCACACAGCTAGAAACGCTTAGTATTACGTTACATCCAAAACGCCGTGGTCTATGGAGAGGTAtccatggtctgaatataaaGAGACTGAGCCTGAAGAGTAAGGAGTGGGGAGGTTTGCATAAAGAGTTGATATCCTtgtcactttcatcgctcacacagctggacACTCTTTGTATTGAGATGCCGTGTGATAATCCAGGTCTGTGGGAGGCTGTACATGGTCTGAATAttaagagtctgagtctgagtggttTGTGGAAACGTACTGGAATTGACGTGAAGCATACAGTGTCGATGGCAAAGACACTTGCATCGCTCATACATCTAGAAACACTAAGTATTGATGTGGAGCATGAGAGTCCTGGTCTCTGGGAGGCTTTCCATGGTCAGAATATCAAGAGTTTGAGTCTGAGTGGCGTGCGTAAATCTTCCGGTATTGATGTGAAGCATGCGGAAACGTTTTCTCAGTCGCTATCATCACTCACACAGCTGGAAACATTAGCACtacatgtccatacatacatCGCACTGCAGGTACCTCaatcattgaagtatttaaatatctaCTCTGACACAATGCTACCATCCAAAGTGCGCGAACTGGTGGACTCACTGGCTATATATACTCATTCAATTGGGATTAAGCTAGAATTTGGTTGTGCTTCTAGTATTGATCCCCCAGAACGAATCCCAGTTCAGGAATACATTCCATTTCAACAGGAACTTGCTGCACGGAAAAATGTTGCAGTAAAACGATTCCGAATATATGAATGGCCTGATTCTGCCGGTTATGCCATGTCTGTACGTGACATTGGTGATGTTGATGACGCTGCTTGCGATATCCTTGAagatgatgtttataaaaaatttgcTAAATATATCGATCGTTACATAATCAATCGAATTTCAATACTCATTGAGATAAGTCCAGGCTCAATATCTtga